The following nucleotide sequence is from Priestia filamentosa.
CTTTTCGAATACATAAGAGAACTAAGAAAAGTTCGAACTCCAAAGACTTTTTTCTTTTTTCTTAAGGCTGTCTATATACGGAAACTGAACCACCATTTACGGAGAAATTGCCCCATCCATCACTATTAATCGTGACACTATTTGTGGAATTACCTGTAATATCAGTCCATGTTTCACCTGCATTTCGCTTTCCTACATACATCCACTTGCTTCCACCAGGACCATCACTGATAAGAGTTGCTAATCCTGAATTTGCATGAGAAGTATCCCCTTCTCTAGTCCAACCTATAACATCAGGATGATCAATGTAATCATGCTGCATTCCATAAGCATATATTTTACGTGCTTTTAATAAAGGATCTAATCTACTTCCTTGAGGTGTAATTTCATAAGAGGTTGATCCCTTTGTACCATAATAATCACCATAGAAAAGTGTTGGATATCCTTGTGATCTAGTTAGAGTAAAAGCATAAGCAAGAGGTTTAAACCAACTTTGAACTGTTGATTCTAGTGCTTGTCCAGGTTGTGTATCATGATTTTCTACTATCGTTACAGCCTTCGTTGGTTGTGAAGCCACTAGAGTGCCATTTAATATATTTCTCATATCATAATTTCCACCACTGTTAGAAGCCTGTTGAAAGTTATAGTGTAATGGAACGTCAAAAGCCGAGTGATTGTTTCCGCTTTTTGCTAAATAATTTTCAATTGCTCCTAAATCATTCTGCCAATACTCAGCTACAGTAAACATTTCTTTACCTGTACTATTCCTTACACTTGAAACCCATTCGCCTAAATACGAATGCTTTATGTGCTTCACAGCGTCTAAACGAAACCCATCAAGTTTTAGTTCATTAGCATACCATTTCCCCCAATCCTTCATCTCTTGTTGAACTTCAGGATGATCAAAATCTACATCCGCATACATGAGATAATCATAATTACCATTCTCCGAAGATACTTCCCAATCCCAACCTTTCCCTGTTCCACGAAATTTAAATATACCACTTTTGCTTCTGGATTGATCCCAATCTACTCCATCAAAGTGGTACCAATGCCAATTAAAACTCGAATATTTATTATTTCTCCCTGGAAAATTAAAACCTGTCCACGCTTGAATTTGACGTGGTCCTGTGGTTTCATAGTTTCGGTTATTAGAAGCAACTTCAACTGCATCTACGTACTGAGTATAATCTGCACCACCTTTATGGTTCATAACCACATCCCCATATACTTGAATGCCTTTCGAATGTAGATTAGTTATTGCACCTTGCAGTTCTGCTTTTGTTCCATATTTTGTTCTTGTTGTACCTTTTTGATTAAATTCTCCTAAATCATATAAGTCATACGCTCCATACCCAACATCATTCTGTGATGATCCCTTATAAGCCGGCGGTATCCATACAGCTGTTACACCGATATCCTGCAAGTGAGAGGCGTCCCTGTTCAAGTTATTCCAATGTTGTCCATCATTAGGTAGATACCATTCAAAATACTGCATCATTGTACCATTAGTATCTGCGCTGGCGTTTGTTGTCCCTAAAGTACTTGCAAATAAACCAACAATAGTTAATGAAGCTACCAATCTTCTTATTAATTTCATAACACATTCCTCCCTAAATTAATAATTAACTAGCGCAACCGTTTGCACAAGAAAGCGAGCTTTAATCTTTGTCATAAAACTCCATTTCCACCTCTTTCTTTAACATATTTGCTTAAATAAAATGCAAGCGATTTCAAAGTGAGTATAGCACAATTAATATGATTCTAGTACAAAAATTTCAGCTGACTTGAAACTAATTTCTAAATCTTATATATACTGATATTGCGACTCTCAGAGAAGGGGTGTGATTTTTGTTTACGGAAGTAAACAAAGTCGTAAAGAATGTTGCATCAGCTATGCAACGTTTACGTGTA
It contains:
- the amyS gene encoding alpha-amylase; the encoded protein is MKLIRRLVASLTIVGLFASTLGTTNASADTNGTMMQYFEWYLPNDGQHWNNLNRDASHLQDIGVTAVWIPPAYKGSSQNDVGYGAYDLYDLGEFNQKGTTRTKYGTKAELQGAITNLHSKGIQVYGDVVMNHKGGADYTQYVDAVEVASNNRNYETTGPRQIQAWTGFNFPGRNNKYSSFNWHWYHFDGVDWDQSRSKSGIFKFRGTGKGWDWEVSSENGNYDYLMYADVDFDHPEVQQEMKDWGKWYANELKLDGFRLDAVKHIKHSYLGEWVSSVRNSTGKEMFTVAEYWQNDLGAIENYLAKSGNNHSAFDVPLHYNFQQASNSGGNYDMRNILNGTLVASQPTKAVTIVENHDTQPGQALESTVQSWFKPLAYAFTLTRSQGYPTLFYGDYYGTKGSTSYEITPQGSRLDPLLKARKIYAYGMQHDYIDHPDVIGWTREGDTSHANSGLATLISDGPGGSKWMYVGKRNAGETWTDITGNSTNSVTINSDGWGNFSVNGGSVSVYRQP